The Drosophila innubila isolate TH190305 chromosome 2L unlocalized genomic scaffold, UK_Dinn_1.0 4_B_2L, whole genome shotgun sequence genome segment CAGATATAAACCACAGGGGACACATGCCGAGAAGGCAACCAACTGTGATTCCTATAATTCGAccctacaaataaataaataagaattattatgaaatactTATCTGATTATGATGATTAGGGCAAGGTTTGCTTACCCAACTGGAGGCTCGTTTGCTGGACTTTAACTCAAATTGTGCAGGTGTCATTCGAGGTTGTTTCAGACCCAACATCTGACAGATATCTTCCACATACGAAGCAGTGGTAATGCCAATAATATCACTGATGGTATTGCCAAAACCAGCGGCGGCCATGGTCGATAACGTTATAAAGTGGCCCAAATAGCTTTCGATGTACTCGCCCTACgaaaagatattttttcttattatcaagacattaaaaattacttaatagaaatctcaaaatttttaaattctccaCAATTTAATGTTAAGTATGATACCATTTAGtaagcattaaatttaattataggcAAATATTACTCACGGCCATGATCATTATAAAATTGTCAAGAAATCCAAATGCGATAAAGGGCACAGCGTTCACAAAGAAAACTgtgaaaaagtaataaaaacagaaatgaaAGCGAAActgttgtttaaaaaatatattattaaatttttcacttaCTTCTGTACAATTGTGCTGCCGTGGGAGGCTCCGCTGCTTCCACTGtgagatagagaaagaaagaataaaatagattaagaaggaaaaaaataattaaatttagttttcaacTTCAAGTGGAATGCcgtatacaattttattatt includes the following:
- the LOC117779849 gene encoding transmembrane protein 65 isoform X2, whose protein sequence is MMNQGAFRYLVRHCQTQSMMAPMITNSSCFQRRLTFMVACNSNSNRYNKYVRHQQLPTERRSYSKFSHHLNSERAMELLYNLDEEERHNLRDAMFKMDADKEKKLYEMEAAEPPTAAQLYRIFFVNAVPFIAFGFLDNFIMIMAGEYIESYLGHFITLSTMAAAGFGNTISDIIGITTASYVEDICQMLGLKQPRMTPAQFELKSSKRASSWGRIIGITVGCLLGMCPLWFISEDDKPKE